Genomic DNA from Selenomonas sp. oral taxon 126:
AAGGCTGCTGAGTACCGCGATCGGATTCGCAGTCTCGAGAGCCGTATGGAGGAGCAGCCCTATGGCAGTTGATGAGCTCCTTCGGAGCAGTCGGCTCTCGTGGTTCGGCACGGAGGGCGCGGACAGCGATGTCGTGATCTCGAGCCGCGTGCGGCTGGCACGCAATCTCGTATCGCTGCCCTTCCCGGGGCGTGCGAACCTCGCGCAGCTGGCTCAGATTCAGGAGACGCTTGACCCTGTCCTTGCGGGACTTGGGGCGGAGCTTGGGCAGCCGTTTGACCGCATCGCACTCGATGAGCTCACTGCCCTGCAGCGTGAGGTGCTGATCGAGAAGCGGCTTGTCAGTGAGAAATTTGCCGAGGTGCAGCCGCATCGGCTCGCATACATCAGCGCCGATACGCGCATCAGTATTCTCGTCAATGAGGATGACCATCTCAGGATTCAGTCGATGACGCCGGGGCTTTCGCTCACGCAGGCATTTGAGACAGCGTCACGCGTGGATGACTATATCGAGGAGCGCCTTGATCTCGCCTTTGATGAGACGATGGGGTACCTGACGGCATATCCGACCAATCTCGGGACGGGGCTGCGCGCCTCGGTCATCCTGCATCTGCCCGGGCTGGTCTACACGCGCAACATCGAGAACATTGTCAATACATCGCCGCAGCTTGGACTTGCTGTGCACCCGCTCGAGGGGATTGGCGAGGGGGCACATTTCTACAAGATTTCCAATCAGCTCACCCTCGGTTACTCAGAGGCGGAGATGATCGAGAATTTGCAGACGGCTGCAGGAGAGATCGCCGCACATGAGCGGCGCGCACGCAAGGCTCTTTCCTACTTCGGGAAGGACGGCATCGAGGATGGCGTATGGCGTGCCTATGGCATCCTGTCCTATGCGCGCTCGCTGACGGAGCAGGAGCTCTTCGCTCTCGTTTCGCGCGTGCGCTACGGCATTGACCGGGGGATCATCAAAGAGGTGACACCGGACTGCTATGCGGAGATCATCGTTGCAGCACGCGACGGTGCGCTCAAGTATACGGCAGAAAACGAAAATCTATCCACGGGGGAAATCAGCGCCATACGTGCTTCGCGTGTGCGCGCGATCTTACAAAAATATCGAACGCAGGGATGAGGAGGGGGACAGCTTGAACTACCGTCAATTTTTTACACAGGCGGCGATT
This window encodes:
- a CDS encoding ATP--guanido phosphotransferase, with product MAVDELLRSSRLSWFGTEGADSDVVISSRVRLARNLVSLPFPGRANLAQLAQIQETLDPVLAGLGAELGQPFDRIALDELTALQREVLIEKRLVSEKFAEVQPHRLAYISADTRISILVNEDDHLRIQSMTPGLSLTQAFETASRVDDYIEERLDLAFDETMGYLTAYPTNLGTGLRASVILHLPGLVYTRNIENIVNTSPQLGLAVHPLEGIGEGAHFYKISNQLTLGYSEAEMIENLQTAAGEIAAHERRARKALSYFGKDGIEDGVWRAYGILSYARSLTEQELFALVSRVRYGIDRGIIKEVTPDCYAEIIVAARDGALKYTAENENLSTGEISAIRASRVRAILQKYRTQG
- a CDS encoding UvrB/UvrC motif-containing protein, whose translation is SIMLRQEAEQLRARLKEAVAREEYEKAAEYRDRIRSLESRMEEQPYGS